The Engraulis encrasicolus isolate BLACKSEA-1 chromosome 4, IST_EnEncr_1.0, whole genome shotgun sequence genome includes a window with the following:
- the cdk10 gene encoding cyclin-dependent kinase 10, with protein sequence MEPATEAAQEPIRLKSIKNGKTFTVPQKDRLGNCRSVKEFEKFNRIGEGTYGIVYRARDTKTDEIVALKKVRMDNEKDGIPISSLREITLLLELRHPNIVELKEVVVGNQLESLFLVMGYCEQDLASLLENMQSPFSEAQVKCISLQLLKGLAYLHHNFILHRDLKVSNLLMTDKGCVKIADFGLARVYGVPLQPMTPRVVTLWYRAPELLLGSKTQTTALDMWAVGCILAELLAHKPLLPGSSEIQQVDLIVQLLGTPNENIWPGFSRLPLVGQYSLRKQPYNNLKNKFTWLSEAGLRLLNLLFMFNPQRRASAKDSLESSYFKEKPLPCEPELMPTFPHHRNKRHGPPTEIQSKRSKV encoded by the exons ATGGAGCCTGCAACTGAGGCGGCTCAGGAGCCGATAAGATTAAAATCAATTAAAAATGGCAAGACTTTTACGGTTCCACAAAAAGACAGG CTTGGGAACTGCAGAAGTGTCAAGGAGTTTGAGAAATTCAATCGGATAGGAGAAGGAACCTACGGCATTGTGT ATCGAGCTCGAGACACAAAAACAGATGAGATTGTTGCACTGAAGAAGGTCCGGATGGACAATGAGAAAGATG GTATACCAATCAGTAGCTTACGAGAGATAACCCTGCTGCTTGAACTGAGACATCCCAACATAGTGGAGCTCAAGGAAGTTGTGGTGGGAAACCAGCTCGAAAG CCTCTTTCTAGTCATGGGGTACTGTGAGCAGGACCTGGCAAGCCTTCTGGAAAACATGCAGTCTCCCTTCTCAGAAGCACAG GTAAAGTGTATTTCCCTTCAGCTGCTAAAAGGGCTGGCATATCTTCACCACAACTTCATCCTCCACAG GGATCTGAAGGTCTCCAATCTACTCATGACAGATAAAGGTTGTGTTAAGATAG CGGACTTTGGATTGGCTCGGGTCTACGGTGTTCCCTTGCAGCCAATGACACCCCGCGTTGTTACACTGTG GTACAGAGCTCCAGAGCTCCTCCTGGGCTCCAAGACGCAGACCACGGCCCTGGACATGTG gGCGGTGGGCTGCATCCTGGCTGAGCTGTTGGCCCATAAGCCTCTGCTGCCAGGCAGCTCAGAGATCCAGCAGGTGGACCTGATAGTGCAGCTGCTGGGGACGCCCAATGAGAACATCTGGCCG GGCTTTTCCCGCCTGCCTCTGGTCGGTCAGTACAGCTTGAGGAAGCAGCCGTACAACAACCTCAAGAACAAGTTCACCTGGCTGTCCGAAGCGGGCCTGCGTTTGCTCAACCTACTCTTCATGTTCAACCCTCAGCGCAG GGCGTCTGCTAAAGATTCCTTGGAAAGCTCCTACTTTAAAGAAAAGCCTTTGC CATGCGAA